A single window of Aphidius gifuensis isolate YNYX2018 linkage group LG1, ASM1490517v1, whole genome shotgun sequence DNA harbors:
- the LOC122847367 gene encoding alpha-mannosidase 2, with the protein MYKLLRRGTGRMFVFCIVLVSLLLCLYYVSQIQAPSSGQSPGLLTAVVARYERPTTIQPDYSEAPDVKVSMASCPLIRPRTTDIETYEEFQKFDFQPSWMRSREYWDDSFEARYLKLRKDPSRPPLKVILMPHSHTDPGWLKTFEQYFHSSTRGILNNMVTKLQQWPNMTFIWSEVSFLSLWWESAHPTKRAVIKRLVKEGRLEITTGGWVMTDEATSHIYAMLDQLIEGHQWLKSNLGVYPETGWSVDPFGHGSTVPHLLKAAGGTGTIIQRIHYAWKQWFAKKQYGDFVWVQPWDQIGDYDMLTHNQPFDIYNIKHSCGPHPHVCLNFDFRKIRGEYTEYSVRAVDINSNNVKQMAELLLEQYSRTGSLFPHNVVLMPLGDDFRYDQAIEWDQQYTNYKILIDYINSRKNEYNAEIIFGTPKDYFNEINQRTQKFTTLKGDFFVYSDIFSEARPAYWSGYFTTRPYMKILDRELEGNLRSAEIIYTIALNIARQSGNDIKLYETYFEKLVKARRNLGLFQHHDAITGTSKSFVMKDYALKLFESITDMTSLQSFAIQSLAAIKTKSTNSIYVLPESDRDSYEKLPKKIPITINHHETRKIILYNSLAQSRQEIVNVKINSPKIRVLNQHKLPIIYQISPVMNSTNINHDLYVLLFIADLKPLSITTYHIEYIDKIPIDSIATIYCNKCGKDKLFPIKSMQSSDIQLENQRIKLLFDGESGFLRRITKTTSGKIIQCSIQFAAYASAQFHSGAYLFMPDPNLRDQDKDVLDEYTPNQKIYISSGILSSMLTVEYGKLLTHHITIYHNDGPLAEAIYIENIIDFETPPKNRETEMFMRIQTDIQNGDPPEFYSDQNGHQMIKRKKIERIGIEGNYYPITTMAYIEDNYHRLTLLVNHAQGAASYQPGWLEVMLDRRTLYDDSRGMGEGLLDNRKTILKHWLLFEEINDKQDTELPKPSLFANHISNALNYPINIFIIDGTENDITLKTEVKLLTQSLPCDLHLLNLRTNHDQKLSHFPISSALMVLHRQGYSCTVGTDITLKHCQLNERPNPGTSFYKLNKINITKTTLTGTRTKKYLKDGFRNINPMPMEIETYNVVFLP; encoded by the exons CCGTCTTGGATGAGAAGCCGTGAGTACTGGGATGACAGTTTTGAAGCACGATACCTCAAGTTACGAAAGGATCCTTCAAGACCTCCACTCAAG GTGATTCTCATGCCACACAGTCATACTGATCCAGGCTGGCTAAAGACATTCGAACAGTATTTTCACAGTTCAACTCGtggaatattaaataacatgGTGACAAAATTACAACAGTGGCCAAATATGACTTTCATCTGGAGTGAAGtgtcatttttatcattatggtGGGAGAg tGCTCATCCAACAAAAAGAGCTGTAATCAAACGGTTGGTGAAAGAAGGACGACTAGAGATAACGACTGGTGGCTGGGTGATGACAGATGAAGCAACCTCTCATATATATGCTATGCTTGATCAGCTTATTGAAg gTCACCAATGGCTAAAATCAAATCTTGGAGTATATCCAGAAACTGGCTGGTCAGTTGATCCATTTGGTCATGGTAGTACTGTGCCACATCTTTTAAAAGCTGCTGGTGGTACTGGGACAATAATTCAACGTATTCATTATGCATGGAAACAATGGTTTgctaaaaaacaatatggtGATTTTGTATGGGTACAACCATGGGATCAAATTGGTGATTATGATATGTTAACTCATAATCAaccatttgatatttataatattaaacacTCGTGTGGTCCACATCCACatgtttgtttaaattttgattttcgtAAAATACGAGGTGAATATACAGAATATTCAGTACGTGCTGttgatattaattcaaataatgttAAACAAATGGCTGAATTATTATTGGAACAATATTCAAGAACTGGATCATTATTTCCTCACAATGTTGTATTAATGCCACTTGGTGATGATTTTAGATATGATCAAGCAATTGAATGGGATCaacaatatacaaattataaaatattaattgattatattaattcacgtaaaaatgaatataatgcagaaataatatttggtacaccaaaagattattttaatgaaattaatcaaagaacacaaaaatttacaacattaAAAGGTGATTTTTTTGTGTACAGTGATATATTTAGTGAAGCTAGACCAGCTTATTGGAGTGGTTATTTTACAACAAGACCATATATGAAAATACTTGATCGTGAACTTGAGGGTAATTTAAGATCAgctgaaataatttatacaattgcATTAAATATTGCACGTCAAAGTggtaatgatattaaattatatgaaacgTATTTTGAAAAACTTGTTAAAGCAAGAAGAAATTTAGGACTATTTCAACATCATGATGCAATAACTGGTACATCAAAATCATTTGTCATGAAAGATTatgcattaaaattatttgaatcaataacTGATATGACTAGTTTACAAAGTTTTGCAATACAATCATTAGCtgcaataaaaacaaaaagtacaAATTCAATATATGTATTACCAGAATCTGATCGTGATAGTTAtgaaaaattaccaaaaaaaataccaataacaataaatcatcatgaaacaagaaaaataatccTGTACAATTCATTAGCACAATCACGTCAAGAAATtgttaatgttaaaattaattcaccaAAAATACGTGTATTAAATCAACATAAATTaccaataatatatcaaatatcaCCAGTTAtgaattcaacaaatattaatcatgATTTATATGTATTGCTATTTATTGCTGATTTAAAACCTCTATCAATAACAACTTATCACATTGAATACATTGATAAAATACCAATTGATTCAATAGCAACaatatattgtaataaatgTGGTAAGGATAAATTATTTCCAATAAAATCAATGCAATCAAGTGATATACAATTAGAAAATCAacgtattaaattattatttgatggtGAAAGTGGATTTTTACGTCGTATAACTAAAACAACAAGtggtaaaataatacaatgttCAATACAATTTGCAGCATATGCATCAGCACAATTTCATAGTGgtgcatatttatttatgcctGATCCAAATTTACGTGATCAAGATAAAGATGTACTTGATGAATATACaccaaatcaaaaaatatatatatcatctgGTATACTTAGTTCAATGTTAACTGTTGAatatggtaaattattaactcatcatataacaatttatcataatGATGGACCACTTGCTGAagcaatttatattgaaaatattattgattttgaaaCACCACCAAAAAATCGTGAAACTGAAATGTTTATGAGAATCCAAACAGACATACAAAATGGTGATCCACCAGAATTTTATAGTGATCAAAATGGACATCAAatgattaaaagaaaaaaaattgaaagaattgGAATTGAAGGTAATTATTATCCAATAACAACAATGGCATATATTGAAGATAATTATCATAGATTAACATTATTAGTTAATCATGCACAAGGTGCTGCAAGTTATCAGCCAGGTTGGCTTGAAGTTATGCTTGATAGAAGAACATTGTATGATGATTCAAGAGGTATGGGTGAGGGTCTTCTAGATAATCGTAAAACAATACTTAAACATTGGTTAttatttgaagaaattaatgataaacaaGATACAGAATTACCAAAACCATCATTATTTGCTAATCATATTAGTAATGCATTAAAttatccaataaatatatttatcattgatggaACAGAAAATGatataacattaaaaacaGAAGTTAAATTACTTACTCAAAGTTTACCATGtgatttacatttattaaatttacgaACAAATCATGATCAAAAACTTTCACATTTTCCAATAAGTAGTGCATTGATGGTATTACACAGACAAGGATATAGTTGTACAGTTGGTACTGATATTACACTTAAACATTGTCAACTAAATGAAAGACCAAATCCTGGTactagtttttataaattaaataaaattaatataactaAAACAACATTAACTGGGACGAGAactaaaaagtatttaaaagaTGGCTTTAGAAATATTAATCCAATGCCAATGGAAATTGAAACTTATAATGTTGTCTTTTTACCGTGA